The following are from one region of the bacterium genome:
- a CDS encoding 4-hydroxy-tetrahydrodipicolinate synthase, which translates to MFQGVYTALITPFKSDGSLDHASFEKFVEWQFNSGIQGVVPCGTTGESPTLDAEEQLWLIRCAVDVAHKKKHGQQVIAGTGSNHTGKAIKRTQIAQNAGVDAAMLVTPYYNKPSEEGLYQHFKAIHDATDIPLILYNIPGRAVLNMSDGLIARLAELPRIVALKDATGDLARVSTLRMLVGAEFVQLSGEDMTALAFNAQGGRGVISVTSNVAPKLCAALQAAWFEGDINACLAIQDQLAPLHQAMFLETNPGPVKYAAHKLGFCGMNLRLPLVPPGDATRRAMDEAMKKAGIIE; encoded by the coding sequence ATGTTTCAAGGCGTCTACACCGCACTCATCACCCCGTTCAAATCCGACGGCTCGCTGGACCATGCCAGCTTCGAGAAATTCGTCGAATGGCAGTTCAATTCCGGCATTCAGGGGGTGGTGCCCTGCGGCACCACGGGGGAATCCCCCACGCTGGATGCCGAGGAGCAACTCTGGCTCATCCGCTGTGCTGTGGATGTCGCCCATAAGAAAAAACACGGCCAGCAGGTCATCGCCGGCACCGGCTCCAACCACACGGGCAAGGCCATCAAACGCACGCAGATCGCACAGAATGCGGGTGTGGATGCCGCCATGCTGGTCACGCCTTATTATAACAAGCCGAGCGAGGAGGGGCTGTACCAGCACTTCAAGGCCATCCACGATGCCACCGACATCCCGCTCATTCTCTATAACATCCCCGGCCGCGCCGTACTCAACATGAGCGACGGGCTCATCGCCCGCCTGGCCGAGCTTCCGCGCATCGTGGCGCTCAAGGACGCCACCGGCGACCTGGCGCGCGTCAGCACGCTCCGCATGCTGGTGGGGGCGGAATTCGTCCAGCTTTCCGGTGAGGACATGACCGCGCTGGCCTTCAACGCCCAGGGCGGCCGTGGTGTTATCTCGGTTACTTCCAATGTGGCGCCCAAACTCTGCGCCGCGCTGCAAGCCGCCTGGTTTGAAGGCGACATCAATGCCTGCCTCGCCATTCAGGATCAGCTTGCTCCTTTACATCAGGCCATGTTCTTAGAGACCAACCCAGGTCCAGTGAAATACGCCGCCCATAAGCTCGGCTTCTGCGGCATGAACCTGCGCCTGCCGCTCGTCCCGCCCGGCGATGCCACCCGCCGCGCGATGGACGAGGCCATGAAAAAGGCCGGCATCATCGAATAA
- a CDS encoding malonyl-CoA decarboxylase — MVAALKNKTVIGMLRAWQNAASSARYAMFGTLTPDLKRDDAERIVKLMASCLDGKGGEVASRARTIELGEMYLRLSDKGRTRFLTLLAERFDVPHAKVSEWCKRYLDATEDATRAELETSLREMLISGRIRILRQFSGLPNGMKFLVDLRNDLVPLTKESPQCKSLETELKLLLASWFDVDLLDMVQIDWRSPAAILEKLIEYEAVHKIESWADLKNRLDSDRRCFAFFHHKMPDEPLIFIEVALEKGIPDNVQTLLDESKPVGNPKEADTAVFYSISNTQKGLNGISFGNFLIKRVVAKLSSEFKNLKHFVTLSPVPGFMAWLASDAPKPKPEDILAPAALRRLGKDAWKTLQAMLAEPGQREKGQEEWLQQALTSLCAYYLCEAKNKKGYALDPVAHFHLSNGARLERINCLADVSAKGFKQAAGIMVNYYYDLDEIDDCHEAYFEKQKVTASRQVKTYLKK; from the coding sequence ATGGTGGCTGCACTCAAAAACAAAACCGTGATCGGCATGCTCCGTGCCTGGCAGAATGCCGCTTCCTCGGCACGCTATGCCATGTTCGGCACCCTCACGCCTGATCTCAAGCGCGACGATGCCGAACGCATCGTCAAACTCATGGCCAGCTGCCTGGATGGCAAAGGCGGCGAGGTGGCCTCCCGCGCCCGCACCATCGAGCTGGGCGAGATGTACCTGCGCCTGTCCGACAAGGGCAGAACGCGCTTTCTTACCCTGTTGGCAGAGCGTTTTGACGTGCCCCACGCCAAGGTCTCAGAATGGTGCAAACGCTACCTGGACGCCACCGAGGATGCCACCCGTGCCGAGCTGGAAACCAGCCTGCGCGAGATGCTCATCTCCGGCCGCATCCGCATTCTCCGTCAGTTCAGCGGCCTGCCCAACGGCATGAAGTTCCTTGTCGACCTCCGCAACGACCTGGTGCCGCTCACCAAGGAAAGCCCCCAGTGCAAAAGCCTGGAAACGGAGCTCAAGCTCCTGCTCGCTTCCTGGTTCGATGTCGACCTGCTCGACATGGTGCAGATCGACTGGCGCTCACCTGCCGCCATCCTTGAAAAACTGATCGAATACGAAGCCGTCCATAAAATCGAATCCTGGGCGGACCTGAAAAACCGATTGGATTCCGACCGTCGCTGCTTTGCCTTCTTCCATCACAAAATGCCCGATGAACCGCTCATCTTCATCGAAGTGGCGCTGGAAAAGGGCATCCCCGACAATGTGCAGACATTGCTGGATGAGTCCAAACCCGTCGGCAATCCCAAAGAGGCGGATACGGCGGTGTTCTACTCCATCTCCAACACGCAAAAGGGTTTGAACGGCATCAGCTTCGGTAATTTTCTCATCAAGCGGGTGGTGGCCAAGCTCTCCAGCGAGTTCAAGAACCTCAAGCATTTTGTTACGCTCTCACCCGTGCCCGGCTTCATGGCATGGCTGGCTTCTGACGCCCCCAAACCCAAGCCGGAGGATATCCTCGCCCCCGCTGCCCTTCGCCGCCTTGGCAAGGATGCCTGGAAAACCCTGCAAGCCATGCTGGCTGAACCTGGCCAGCGCGAAAAAGGGCAGGAGGAATGGCTGCAACAGGCGCTCACTTCCCTTTGCGCCTATTACTTGTGCGAAGCCAAAAACAAAAAAGGCTACGCGCTGGATCCCGTCGCCCATTTCCACCTCAGCAACGGCGCGCGGCTGGAACGCATCAACTGCCTGGCGGATGTCTCCGCCAAGGGCTTTAAGCAGGCTGCGGGCATCATGGTGAATTATTATTACGACCTGGACGAGATTGACGATTGCCACGAGGCCTATTTTGAGAAACAAAAGGTCACGGCATCCCGCCAGGTGAAAACCTATCTGAAGAAATA
- a CDS encoding 4a-hydroxytetrahydrobiopterin dehydratase gives MSSPALNASDIDAGLATLPGWQRAPNTDGKGEVLHKRYAFKNFREAMGFMLQVSYIAEKHQHHPDAKLGWGYCEIALQTHDAGNSITEKDITVATAIEKLSR, from the coding sequence ATGAGCAGCCCTGCGCTTAATGCTTCCGATATCGATGCCGGTCTTGCCACGCTGCCGGGCTGGCAGCGTGCGCCCAATACCGATGGCAAGGGGGAGGTGCTGCACAAACGCTACGCGTTTAAAAATTTTCGTGAGGCCATGGGTTTCATGCTTCAGGTATCCTATATTGCCGAGAAGCATCAGCACCATCCGGATGCCAAACTGGGCTGGGGCTATTGCGAAATCGCCCTGCAAACGCACGATGCGGGCAACAGCATCACCGAAAAAGACATCACCGTGGCCACGGCCATCGAAAAACTGAGCAGATAG
- the smpB gene encoding SsrA-binding protein SmpB: protein MSKESKPTNRYISHGQVSENRKARFEYDVLETIEAGMVLTGSEVKSLRRGQCNIQESYAGEFKGELWLFNSTIAEWEGGNRYNHEPKRNRKLLVSKKQLNKLQGFSNTKGMTLVPLKIYFNDKGLAKCLLGVAKGKQLHEKRDSIKDREWKRDQQRIMKDKW from the coding sequence ATGTCCAAAGAGAGCAAACCAACGAACCGTTATATCAGCCACGGGCAGGTGTCGGAAAACCGCAAGGCCCGCTTTGAGTATGACGTGCTCGAAACCATCGAGGCAGGCATGGTCCTTACCGGGTCGGAGGTTAAATCCCTCCGCCGCGGCCAGTGCAATATTCAGGAATCCTATGCCGGTGAGTTCAAAGGTGAGCTCTGGCTTTTCAACAGCACCATTGCGGAGTGGGAGGGCGGCAACCGCTACAATCACGAGCCCAAGCGCAACCGCAAACTGCTGGTCAGCAAAAAACAGCTGAATAAATTACAAGGCTTCAGCAACACCAAAGGAATGACCCTGGTGCCGCTGAAGATTTATTTCAACGACAAGGGGCTGGCCAAATGCCTGCTCGGGGTCGCCAAAGGCAAGCAACTTCACGAGAAGCGCGACAGCATCAAGGACCGTGAGTGGAAGCGTGACCAGCAACGCATCATGAAGGATAAATGGTGA